A region from the Desulfitobacterium dehalogenans ATCC 51507 genome encodes:
- a CDS encoding cobalamin B12-binding domain-containing protein: MEQARIRVLVGKPGLDGHDRGAKVIARALRDGGMEVIYSGLHQTSEEIVEAAIQEDVDVIGLSILSGSHMTVFPRVKELLKEQNAEDIIVMGGGTLPEEDIEALIKGGYAEALFTPGTPTTDIIQWIKNRVYSKGI; encoded by the coding sequence GTGGAACAAGCGCGTATTCGTGTTTTGGTGGGTAAACCAGGTTTAGATGGTCATGACCGGGGGGCGAAAGTCATCGCCCGGGCTTTACGTGATGGGGGGATGGAAGTCATCTATTCCGGGCTCCATCAAACCTCAGAAGAAATCGTGGAGGCAGCGATTCAAGAAGATGTGGATGTCATCGGACTGAGTATACTATCCGGATCCCATATGACAGTCTTTCCTAGAGTTAAAGAGCTTCTCAAAGAACAAAATGCTGAAGATATTATAGTCATGGGTGGAGGGACCCTGCCTGAAGAAGATATTGAAGCTTTAATTAAGGGAGGATATGCCGAAGCCCTTTTCACCCCCGGTACACCGACAACAGATATTATCCAGTGGATAAAAAATAGAGTCTACTCTAAAGGAATATAA
- a CDS encoding acyl-CoA mutase large subunit family protein, with protein sequence MNDDFLRWQKSYQEQKERKGPFMTVSSVPIDPLYTPDNTPEIAFMKDIGYPGEYPYTRGVRTNMYRGRLWTMRQFAGFATAVESNQRYKFLLSQGQTGLSVAFDMPTIMGYDSDHPRAYGEVGRVGVAIDSLQDMETLFKDIPLDKVSTSMTTNAPASILWSMYIVAAEKQGVPAHKLTGTIQNDILKEYIAQKSWIFPPEPSLRLITDIFAFARDYVPKWNTISISGYHIREAGATALQELAFTLADGFAYVEAGIKAGLNVDDFAPRLSFFFNSHTDFFEEIAKYRAARRIWARHMKEKYKAEKEESLLLRFHTQTAGCSLTAQQPENNIIRTAYQAMAAVLGGTQSLHTNSMDEVLALPTEKAVQIALRTQQVLAYETGIVNTIDPLAGSYFVEALTNQMEEGAEEYFRKIEERGGVLAAIGQNFFQQEIADAAYRYQKEIENKSRIIVGVNEFQIQENHEMELLKIDPEIERSQAQRVKELRAGRDNLHVMNTLDALKESAQGSDNLIPKIIDAVRAYATEGEIVAVLKEVFGEYKEQSVF encoded by the coding sequence ATGAACGATGATTTTTTGCGTTGGCAAAAATCCTACCAAGAGCAGAAAGAGCGTAAAGGACCTTTTATGACCGTATCCAGTGTCCCTATCGATCCTCTTTATACTCCAGATAACACTCCGGAAATTGCTTTTATGAAAGATATTGGTTACCCGGGTGAGTACCCCTATACCCGTGGCGTTCGCACCAATATGTATCGGGGAAGACTTTGGACTATGCGGCAATTCGCCGGTTTTGCCACAGCGGTTGAATCCAATCAGCGTTATAAATTCCTGCTCAGCCAGGGTCAAACGGGTTTAAGTGTTGCTTTTGATATGCCAACGATTATGGGCTACGATTCCGATCATCCCCGGGCTTATGGTGAAGTGGGCAGGGTCGGAGTAGCCATCGACTCCCTTCAGGACATGGAAACCTTATTTAAGGATATTCCCCTGGATAAAGTCAGCACTTCCATGACAACCAATGCTCCGGCATCCATCTTATGGTCCATGTATATTGTGGCCGCAGAAAAACAAGGGGTTCCTGCGCACAAACTTACCGGAACAATCCAGAATGATATCTTAAAAGAATATATCGCACAAAAATCCTGGATTTTTCCACCTGAACCGTCCCTCCGTTTGATCACGGATATTTTTGCCTTTGCCCGTGACTATGTTCCAAAATGGAATACCATTAGTATCAGCGGATACCACATCCGGGAAGCCGGTGCCACAGCTCTCCAGGAACTGGCCTTTACGTTGGCGGATGGCTTCGCTTATGTGGAAGCAGGTATTAAAGCGGGGCTGAATGTTGATGATTTTGCACCCCGACTCTCCTTCTTTTTTAATTCCCACACTGACTTTTTTGAAGAAATAGCGAAGTATCGGGCTGCCCGGCGAATTTGGGCCCGGCATATGAAAGAAAAATATAAAGCTGAAAAAGAGGAAAGCCTTCTTCTTCGTTTTCATACCCAGACTGCAGGGTGCTCCCTCACAGCACAACAACCCGAGAATAATATTATTCGTACAGCTTATCAAGCAATGGCGGCGGTCCTGGGAGGGACCCAGTCCCTGCATACCAACTCTATGGATGAAGTGCTTGCCCTGCCTACGGAAAAAGCCGTGCAGATCGCTTTGCGGACTCAACAGGTTCTGGCTTATGAGACAGGTATCGTCAATACCATTGATCCCTTAGCAGGCTCCTATTTTGTTGAAGCTTTAACCAATCAAATGGAAGAGGGAGCTGAGGAATACTTCCGAAAGATTGAAGAACGGGGAGGAGTGCTCGCAGCCATTGGGCAGAACTTCTTCCAGCAGGAAATAGCAGATGCGGCCTATCGCTATCAAAAAGAAATTGAAAATAAGTCTCGGATCATCGTCGGTGTCAACGAGTTCCAAATTCAAGAAAACCATGAGATGGAACTCTTAAAAATTGATCCGGAAATAGAAAGAAGTCAGGCACAGCGGGTTAAGGAATTGAGGGCGGGCCGTGATAATCTACATGTTATGAATACTCTTGATGCCTTAAAAGAATCGGCTCAGGGTTCGGATAATCTTATACCGAAAATTATTGATGCCGTTCGTGCTTATGCTACGGAAGGGGAAATTGTCGCCGTTCTCAAGGAGGTTTTTGGAGAGTACAAAGAGCAGTCCGTATTTTAG
- the meaB gene encoding methylmalonyl Co-A mutase-associated GTPase MeaB: protein MKTHDYELWLERLWKGERRAAARLISQVENNRGRIEIMCQILPRTGQRMILGITGPPGAGKSSLVGAMTHLYRDQKEKVGIVAVDPSSPYSGGAILGDRIRMQSHSTDPGVFIRSMGTRGHLGGVARSTGDVLRILEAAGYERLLLETVGVGQSELEIMELADTVIVVLNPGTGDGIQAIKAGIMEIADIFVVNKADLPGAEHLKNDIEMVLGLNGEKPWRPPVILTSVLDQRGLSELRDQIALHQNYLIQSGKNLLRRKQAFAQEVWYHWEELARQSFAIAWENLRDAEKDLEQENPYRLAEKVWASIVTEETVKHVSFSK from the coding sequence TTGAAAACCCACGATTATGAGCTTTGGTTGGAACGCCTTTGGAAAGGGGAGCGGCGTGCTGCAGCCCGGCTTATTTCTCAAGTCGAGAATAACCGGGGACGAATCGAAATTATGTGTCAAATCCTTCCGAGGACTGGCCAACGCATGATACTTGGTATAACCGGGCCGCCGGGTGCCGGTAAAAGTTCCTTAGTCGGAGCCATGACCCATCTCTATCGGGATCAAAAGGAGAAAGTCGGCATTGTTGCGGTTGATCCAAGCAGCCCCTATTCGGGAGGAGCCATTCTGGGGGATCGGATTCGTATGCAATCCCATAGCACAGACCCCGGGGTGTTCATACGAAGTATGGGTACCCGGGGACATTTAGGCGGCGTGGCCCGCTCCACGGGGGATGTCTTAAGAATATTGGAAGCTGCCGGATATGAACGCCTTCTTCTGGAGACTGTGGGCGTTGGACAATCAGAATTAGAAATTATGGAACTGGCGGATACGGTCATTGTGGTCTTGAATCCAGGAACGGGAGATGGAATCCAGGCTATCAAAGCCGGGATTATGGAAATTGCGGATATTTTTGTCGTCAATAAAGCCGATTTACCGGGAGCTGAACACCTTAAAAATGATATTGAAATGGTTCTGGGCCTCAATGGAGAAAAACCCTGGCGTCCCCCTGTCATCCTGACCAGTGTCCTTGACCAGCGGGGACTCTCCGAACTTCGCGATCAAATCGCGCTTCACCAGAACTACCTGATCCAATCCGGGAAAAATCTCTTGCGCCGTAAACAAGCCTTTGCACAAGAAGTTTGGTATCATTGGGAAGAACTTGCCAGGCAGTCCTTTGCTATAGCTTGGGAGAATTTACGAGATGCTGAGAAGGACCTGGAACAGGAAAATCCGTATCGGCTGGCCGAGAAAGTTTGGGCATCTATAGTTACTGAAGAAACAGTAAAGCATGTTTCCTTTTCAAAATAG
- a CDS encoding cob(I)yrinic acid a,c-diamide adenosyltransferase → MKGLLLAYTGNGKGKTTAALGLSLRALGHDQKVGFLQFMKGSKNYGEVKISEKLPNLTLVQTGRDCFVSYENPDPVDIAMAHEGLEILSQWFKEDRFDLIVADELLVALDFKLVTVQEVMELLEKRPPRLHLVLTGRYAPDEILAIADTVTVMQEHRHAYQQGVEAKEGMEF, encoded by the coding sequence ATGAAAGGGCTTTTGCTGGCCTATACCGGTAATGGCAAAGGGAAGACCACAGCGGCTTTAGGGCTGAGTCTCAGGGCCTTGGGGCACGATCAGAAGGTGGGCTTTTTACAATTTATGAAAGGAAGCAAAAATTACGGAGAGGTGAAGATCTCTGAGAAGCTCCCCAACTTAACCTTGGTACAGACCGGTAGGGATTGTTTTGTTTCCTATGAAAATCCCGATCCGGTGGATATTGCCATGGCCCATGAAGGGCTAGAAATTTTATCCCAATGGTTTAAAGAGGATCGCTTTGACCTGATTGTTGCGGATGAACTTTTGGTCGCCTTAGACTTTAAGTTGGTCACAGTTCAAGAAGTCATGGAACTCTTGGAAAAGCGTCCCCCGCGTTTGCACCTCGTCTTAACCGGACGCTATGCGCCGGATGAAATTCTAGCCATTGCCGATACAGTAACAGTCATGCAGGAGCATCGGCATGCATATCAACAAGGGGTTGAGGCAAAGGAAGGGATGGAATTTTGA
- a CDS encoding DUF6125 family protein, producing the protein MLRSKEDLTHQQALDLLGDFAKRWLAHDGLWFQSIERERGIGEAIHHDIEAWRHFTVVEAKRIQEFLKLPPQGGLDALERALAFRLYAFLNQQTIERPDEKTLIFKMTDCRVQSARRRKQLPDFPCKPVGEVEYSLFAATIDPRISTRCLACPPDQDSRDYYCGWEFTLVENE; encoded by the coding sequence ATGTTAAGAAGTAAGGAAGACTTAACCCATCAACAAGCGTTGGATTTGCTTGGGGATTTTGCCAAGCGCTGGTTGGCTCATGACGGACTTTGGTTTCAGTCCATAGAACGAGAAAGAGGGATTGGAGAAGCAATCCATCATGACATTGAGGCTTGGCGGCATTTCACAGTAGTCGAAGCAAAGCGTATTCAGGAGTTCTTGAAACTGCCTCCTCAGGGTGGGCTTGACGCTCTTGAGCGGGCCTTAGCTTTTCGGCTGTACGCATTTCTTAATCAACAGACGATAGAGCGGCCGGATGAAAAAACATTGATTTTTAAAATGACGGATTGTCGGGTTCAAAGTGCTCGAAGAAGAAAACAGTTGCCTGATTTTCCGTGTAAGCCAGTGGGTGAGGTAGAGTACTCCTTATTTGCCGCCACCATCGACCCGCGAATCTCAACCCGTTGTTTAGCTTGCCCTCCAGATCAGGATTCTCGGGACTATTACTGTGGTTGGGAATTTACCCTGGTGGAAAATGAATGA
- a CDS encoding sigma-54-dependent Fis family transcriptional regulator — protein MLLEEGTNTRFAYLKLGDTIAKAVRIFLDLKIAIIPVLDQNGRLLSIFSRSSLYRAVLNGATSKDVVDPYLITNVISISDDLSDEQLASFVKVSSVGSVPVLDREGKVIGLLCKANMVVTLFKHSELLNVQLKAILDSMHNGVIAVDGRGFITHISIGARRILGIDSASLMGKPFHGLLPNLDITPSLVHGVVQIGKKYRCRNVTMVVNMTPLNIEGSIEGAIVIFQDLTDLEHTAKELETVKALNKTFDTVLNIIRDGIVVIDERGKTTLVNQAMANFLTLPPDKIIGRPITEILASSRLHHVASTGLSESSEVLTIQGKPIIVSSSPIIKEGNVVGAVGKAVFPHLAEAQELAEKVRCLEHKVSFFQEELQKNMTAQTIMKDMIAESPQMKRLKDEISIVASSSSTVLITGESGTGKEVVAHAVHLCSERYQGPFIKVNCAAIPESLMEAEMFGYEGGAFTGASRSGKPGRIERADGGTLFLDEIGEMPLALQAKLLRVLQDREVERLGSTESIKVNVRILAATNKKLINAIANAEFRSDLYYRLNVINLHIPPLRERLEDIKPLTHFFITKFNTILKANVMGITNNAMAALLNYSWPGNIRELENVVERAVNYAPSGLIELLHLPHNIISCNPPMIHAENDGIRHQDKIGQIEREMIMAALEKAGGNKTKAAKLLNLSRSRLYDKLNKYNLRP, from the coding sequence ATGCTCCTCGAGGAAGGTACTAATACGCGGTTTGCTTATTTGAAGCTGGGCGATACTATAGCCAAGGCAGTGCGAATTTTTCTTGATTTAAAGATCGCCATAATTCCGGTGCTAGATCAAAACGGAAGACTGCTGAGCATTTTCAGCAGAAGCAGTCTCTACCGTGCTGTCCTAAACGGCGCAACATCCAAGGACGTTGTAGACCCTTATCTCATTACCAATGTGATTAGTATTTCTGACGATCTTTCCGATGAGCAGTTGGCGAGTTTTGTAAAAGTGAGTTCCGTAGGTTCAGTTCCGGTCCTGGATAGAGAAGGAAAGGTTATTGGACTCTTATGTAAGGCCAACATGGTGGTGACTTTATTTAAACATTCCGAACTTCTTAATGTTCAATTAAAAGCTATCTTGGATTCAATGCATAATGGTGTCATTGCCGTAGACGGTAGAGGCTTTATCACCCATATCAGTATAGGTGCGAGGCGGATCCTGGGTATAGATTCCGCTTCTTTGATGGGAAAGCCATTCCACGGTTTATTGCCCAATTTGGATATTACCCCTTCCCTTGTCCATGGTGTCGTTCAAATCGGGAAAAAATATAGATGCCGCAATGTGACTATGGTGGTGAATATGACCCCGCTGAATATTGAAGGAAGTATCGAAGGGGCCATCGTGATCTTCCAGGATCTCACGGATTTAGAGCATACGGCAAAGGAGTTAGAAACCGTTAAAGCTTTGAATAAAACCTTTGATACGGTACTCAACATCATTCGTGACGGCATCGTTGTGATTGACGAAAGAGGAAAAACAACCCTTGTCAATCAAGCTATGGCCAATTTTTTAACCCTTCCTCCGGATAAAATCATAGGAAGGCCTATTACGGAGATTTTGGCGTCAAGCCGTTTGCATCATGTAGCCAGTACCGGATTATCCGAATCCAGTGAAGTTCTGACTATACAAGGAAAGCCAATCATTGTTTCCAGTTCACCCATCATAAAAGAAGGAAATGTGGTCGGCGCTGTAGGGAAAGCTGTATTTCCTCACCTTGCCGAGGCCCAGGAGTTGGCGGAAAAGGTACGCTGTTTAGAACATAAAGTCTCGTTTTTTCAGGAAGAATTGCAAAAGAATATGACCGCTCAAACAATCATGAAAGATATGATAGCTGAAAGCCCGCAAATGAAAAGGCTTAAAGATGAAATATCCATTGTTGCTTCCAGCAGCTCAACGGTTTTAATTACTGGTGAAAGTGGAACTGGCAAAGAAGTTGTAGCCCATGCAGTCCATCTTTGCAGTGAACGTTACCAAGGCCCTTTTATTAAAGTAAATTGCGCAGCTATTCCAGAGAGTCTTATGGAAGCAGAGATGTTTGGTTATGAGGGGGGGGCCTTTACAGGTGCCTCCAGGAGTGGTAAGCCCGGACGAATTGAGCGGGCTGATGGAGGGACCCTTTTCTTGGATGAGATTGGGGAAATGCCCCTGGCTCTGCAAGCTAAGTTATTACGAGTATTGCAGGATCGCGAAGTGGAACGATTAGGAAGTACTGAAAGTATAAAAGTCAATGTACGGATTTTAGCAGCCACGAATAAAAAGCTAATTAATGCTATTGCTAATGCTGAGTTCCGATCGGATCTCTACTATCGGTTAAATGTCATTAATCTACATATACCTCCCCTCAGGGAACGTCTTGAGGATATTAAACCCTTAACTCATTTTTTCATTACCAAATTCAACACTATACTGAAAGCTAATGTAATGGGTATAACCAATAACGCTATGGCTGCATTACTTAACTACTCCTGGCCGGGAAACATTCGTGAATTGGAAAATGTGGTGGAACGGGCAGTCAATTACGCTCCCAGCGGTTTAATTGAGCTGCTGCATCTGCCCCATAATATAATTAGCTGTAATCCGCCTATGATCCATGCTGAGAATGACGGAATACGGCATCAGGATAAAATTGGCCAGATTGAGCGGGAGATGATTATGGCGGCGCTTGAAAAAGCAGGGGGCAATAAGACGAAAGCTGCAAAGCTTCTAAACCTTAGTCGGTCGAGACTTTATGATAAATTAAATAAATATAACCTGAGGCCTTAG
- a CDS encoding MerR family transcriptional regulator, with protein MLRPLKVVIILLDEEKGLYSIGTVAELIEEHPETLRVWERNGLIHPNRDKYQRKYSNNDLLRLKFIKFLMNEKGLNIAGVKQITSMYSCWYNRNCKGGGMRSSSTPINESKPCWKVEGTYCFIASDKSELCSTCEMLKTCASSSDGK; from the coding sequence ATGTTGAGGCCCTTAAAGGTGGTGATAATTTTGCTTGACGAAGAAAAAGGCCTTTACAGCATTGGTACCGTAGCGGAGCTAATTGAGGAGCATCCTGAAACCTTAAGAGTGTGGGAGAGAAATGGTTTAATTCACCCTAACCGGGATAAGTATCAAAGAAAATATTCAAATAACGATCTCTTGCGTTTAAAATTCATTAAGTTTCTTATGAATGAAAAGGGGTTGAATATTGCTGGAGTAAAGCAGATCACGTCTATGTATTCCTGTTGGTACAATCGAAATTGCAAAGGTGGAGGGATGAGAAGCAGTTCCACACCCATTAATGAATCCAAACCTTGTTGGAAGGTTGAAGGGACTTATTGTTTTATAGCTAGTGATAAAAGTGAGCTTTGCAGTACTTGTGAAATGTTAAAGACTTGCGCCAGCTCTTCAGATGGCAAATAG
- a CDS encoding ammonia-forming cytochrome c nitrite reductase subunit c552 — protein sequence MRKGKILIGLLAAMAISIAAVGCSSKTTQPVAFRADIAPGTLSVDEYAKYYPKQYDTFVKTKEMSNEGSKYGGSEEFDKLTQWPFLKEIFAGYGFAIEYNEDRGHAYTIEDVTKIKRINEKSIASCWTCKSANVAGIVEEMGDAYYGANFHDLKGKMTEGITCANCHDPQTMNLVIVQPPLRDALTRLGKDPDNLTTQELRTMVCAQCHVEYYFAGDKKIVTFPWDKGLTPNDVLAYYEEIGFSDWKHPKAGVGEIKAQHPEYETFMGSTHAEAGLSCADCHMPYTMNGGEKISSHWWTSPLKHMNESCMTCHREGEEKLKERVFYTQDKVADMMGKVGNINVEAIEAIAEADAKGANQDVLNEARALQRKGQFLVDWVGAENSMGFHNPQLTMETLNTSMDYAYQAISKATEAVTGVATPKWDVEAPKTNTETMKIMHEKESAPKS from the coding sequence GTGAGAAAAGGTAAAATACTCATAGGATTGCTGGCTGCAATGGCCATCAGCATAGCCGCGGTTGGTTGTTCATCGAAAACCACGCAGCCTGTTGCTTTTCGGGCTGATATCGCTCCTGGAACCTTATCTGTAGACGAGTATGCCAAGTATTATCCTAAACAATATGATACATTCGTCAAAACAAAAGAAATGTCCAATGAAGGCAGTAAGTATGGCGGCTCCGAAGAATTTGACAAGCTGACCCAGTGGCCTTTCTTAAAAGAGATTTTTGCTGGGTATGGGTTTGCTATTGAATACAATGAAGATCGTGGCCATGCCTACACCATTGAAGACGTCACCAAAATCAAACGTATTAATGAAAAAAGTATTGCTTCTTGCTGGACCTGTAAATCTGCCAATGTAGCCGGTATCGTAGAAGAAATGGGTGATGCCTATTATGGAGCCAATTTCCATGATTTGAAGGGTAAAATGACGGAAGGCATTACTTGTGCCAATTGTCATGATCCTCAGACCATGAATTTGGTCATTGTCCAGCCCCCTTTACGGGACGCTCTTACTCGTTTGGGCAAGGATCCTGATAACCTGACTACCCAAGAACTTCGCACCATGGTATGTGCACAATGTCACGTTGAATATTATTTCGCAGGAGATAAGAAAATTGTCACCTTCCCTTGGGATAAAGGTCTTACCCCCAATGATGTCTTGGCTTATTATGAAGAAATAGGTTTCTCCGACTGGAAACATCCGAAAGCCGGTGTCGGTGAAATCAAGGCCCAGCACCCTGAATACGAAACCTTCATGGGCAGCACTCACGCTGAAGCCGGTTTATCCTGCGCGGATTGCCATATGCCTTACACCATGAACGGCGGAGAGAAAATCTCTTCGCACTGGTGGACCAGCCCTCTTAAGCATATGAACGAGAGCTGCATGACTTGTCATCGAGAAGGCGAAGAAAAACTCAAAGAAAGAGTATTCTATACTCAGGACAAAGTCGCCGATATGATGGGTAAAGTAGGAAATATCAATGTCGAAGCGATTGAAGCCATTGCTGAAGCTGATGCTAAGGGCGCTAATCAGGATGTTCTCAACGAGGCCCGTGCATTGCAACGTAAGGGTCAATTCTTAGTGGATTGGGTCGGAGCGGAGAACTCCATGGGCTTCCATAATCCTCAGTTAACCATGGAAACTCTGAATACATCCATGGACTATGCTTACCAGGCCATCAGCAAGGCTACAGAAGCTGTAACCGGTGTCGCAACTCCTAAGTGGGATGTCGAGGCACCTAAAACCAACACAGAAACAATGAAAATAATGCATGAGAAGGAAAGTGCTCCTAAGTCATAA
- the nrfH gene encoding cytochrome c nitrite reductase small subunit, whose protein sequence is MNSGVEQEKTGVPSGKTKRISKLSLIVGLFIGLFSIVIIGVQGVHAVTKDSSFCVSCHVMEPVYGTWSHSSHREIAGCNECHTDQTNYVTKTYTKVTAGVQHLYHNTFSDLPDSIRIAEKNTEMVQNNCLRCHQDVVRNVNMDSSRRCFDCHRYTPHSNYR, encoded by the coding sequence ATGAATAGCGGAGTGGAGCAAGAAAAAACCGGTGTCCCAAGCGGAAAAACTAAAAGAATATCCAAACTATCTCTAATCGTAGGTCTTTTTATAGGATTGTTCTCAATAGTCATTATTGGAGTTCAAGGAGTGCATGCTGTTACAAAAGATTCAAGTTTTTGTGTCTCTTGTCATGTTATGGAGCCTGTTTATGGGACTTGGAGCCATTCATCCCACCGGGAAATAGCCGGTTGTAACGAGTGTCATACGGATCAAACCAACTATGTGACCAAGACCTATACAAAGGTTACGGCAGGAGTTCAGCACCTTTACCACAATACATTCAGTGACCTGCCGGACAGTATTCGCATCGCAGAAAAGAATACGGAAATGGTACAGAATAACTGCTTAAGATGCCATCAAGACGTGGTAAGGAATGTTAATATGGATTCCAGTCGACGATGTTTTGATTGTCACCGCTATACCCCTCATAGCAACTATCGATAG
- a CDS encoding DUF4180 domain-containing protein: MSIKSAILGILSWKPSTGYELKKIFEDSSFMYWSGNNNQVYKALISMEDEELVTSKVIHQDNSPSKKIYTITEEGLKELKEWVISSPEAPEIKKTFLVQLAWSDMLSNQELSEILTKYENEIKSQLIMQQEKYRRSIHSPNRNTRESLIWEMISENIISTYNNELNWIRGTRQKLFENETVEEKDKMNYQIREIENKKYIELISTTEPLSTENDALNLVALCWEHETHVLMIHYAALSEDFFKLKTKAAGNIIQKFINYGIKAAVIIPQETIQKGRFKEMVMETNKGNHFRMYESKEEAERWFLN; encoded by the coding sequence ATGTCAATTAAATCAGCAATATTAGGTATACTTAGTTGGAAGCCTTCAACAGGATATGAACTAAAAAAGATTTTTGAGGATTCCTCCTTCATGTACTGGTCTGGTAATAATAATCAAGTTTACAAAGCTCTTATTAGTATGGAAGATGAGGAGCTTGTTACAAGTAAAGTGATTCATCAGGATAACTCTCCTTCAAAAAAAATATATACCATAACTGAAGAAGGACTTAAAGAACTAAAAGAGTGGGTTATATCATCACCGGAGGCTCCTGAAATTAAAAAAACGTTCTTGGTACAACTTGCCTGGTCAGACATGTTAAGTAATCAGGAATTAAGTGAAATTCTCACAAAATATGAAAATGAAATCAAATCGCAATTGATTATGCAGCAGGAGAAATACAGACGTTCAATTCATTCTCCTAATAGAAACACTAGGGAAAGTTTAATATGGGAGATGATTTCAGAGAACATTATTTCAACCTATAATAATGAACTTAATTGGATCCGTGGAACCCGTCAGAAGTTGTTTGAAAATGAAACTGTGGAGGAAAAAGATAAAATGAACTATCAAATTAGAGAAATAGAGAATAAAAAATATATTGAACTGATTTCTACTACTGAACCATTAAGTACTGAGAATGATGCACTTAATCTGGTGGCTTTATGCTGGGAGCATGAGACACATGTGCTTATGATACACTATGCAGCCTTATCAGAAGACTTCTTCAAACTTAAAACCAAAGCAGCTGGTAATATTATTCAAAAATTTATAAACTATGGTATAAAAGCTGCTGTTATTATCCCTCAGGAGACAATTCAAAAAGGCAGATTTAAAGAGATGGTCATGGAAACAAATAAAGGCAATCATTTTAGAATGTATGAAAGTAAAGAAGAAGCTGAAAGATGGTTTTTGAATTAG